From the genome of Leptolyngbya sp. FACHB-261, one region includes:
- a CDS encoding carbonic anhydrase → MSRVNGFIGRRELLKAVGLGGAGFAVATGGLLWTAQQALEPEPANAQQRPRPVDPDASLKRMMDGNQRFVQQKRASPNQSQLRLQETAQAQYPFAAMLSCADSRVPSEIVFDQGVGDLFVVRVAGNVVTPETIGSLEFSSAVLGSQLIMVLGHERCGAVAAAVKGDPLPGRIGSFVETIKPAVERVRGRPGDAVENAVIANVQYQVSLLKENSVILAQLIRDGKLKIVGGRYDLDTGEVRIIA, encoded by the coding sequence ATGAGTCGAGTGAATGGCTTTATTGGCCGCCGAGAGCTTTTGAAAGCGGTTGGTTTGGGTGGAGCTGGATTTGCCGTTGCTACTGGGGGTCTGTTGTGGACTGCACAACAGGCTCTTGAGCCCGAACCCGCCAATGCCCAGCAGAGACCACGGCCTGTGGATCCTGACGCATCCTTGAAAAGGATGATGGATGGCAATCAACGGTTCGTTCAGCAAAAGCGCGCCAGCCCCAATCAATCTCAACTCCGTTTGCAGGAGACTGCACAAGCCCAATATCCATTCGCTGCGATGCTGAGTTGCGCGGATTCGCGGGTTCCCTCTGAGATTGTTTTCGACCAGGGAGTTGGTGACCTATTTGTCGTTCGGGTTGCCGGTAATGTTGTCACGCCTGAAACTATCGGCAGCCTTGAATTCTCCTCAGCTGTTTTGGGTTCTCAGCTAATCATGGTTCTCGGTCATGAACGCTGTGGAGCTGTAGCAGCAGCGGTCAAAGGCGACCCACTGCCAGGTCGCATTGGTTCGTTCGTTGAAACGATCAAACCTGCTGTTGAACGAGTCAGAGGTCGTCCGGGCGATGCCGTAGAGAATGCAGTCATTGCCAATGTTCAATATCAAGTTTCCCTGTTGAAGGAAAACTCTGTAATTCTGGCTCAGTTAATTCGAGATGGCAAACTAAAAATTGTGGGCGGTCGTTACGATTTGGATACTGGAGAGGTGCGCATCATAGCTTGA